From the Psychrobacillus sp. FSL K6-4046 genome, one window contains:
- a CDS encoding DegV family protein: MNKKVAWITDTAALLEQSFIEKHNIHVLPLNIVFEEGAFKETIDMTHDEFYDKLRTAKVHPKTSQPPIGEMVQLYEDLKAEGYDCAVAVHTSSGLSGTYHSSQTASKMANFKVYSIDSKIGSYPMVKMLEVGKSLLEEGRGVEEVVAHIENMTNNSELSFIPSSLTQLHKSGRVSGTAAFLSNLLNIKVVISFDNGKTVPTEKVRATKRAKNYVMGRLRKDMKIAEVPEVAVINCNNKKDAQTWREEILQEFPNLKVIVIPLSACVGVHAGEGTIGLSWVRY; encoded by the coding sequence GTGAATAAAAAAGTTGCTTGGATCACTGATACTGCCGCTTTATTGGAACAATCATTTATTGAAAAACATAATATACATGTCTTACCGTTAAATATTGTTTTTGAAGAGGGTGCATTCAAAGAAACGATTGATATGACACATGATGAATTCTATGACAAATTAAGAACGGCTAAAGTTCATCCAAAGACCTCTCAGCCTCCAATTGGTGAAATGGTACAACTATATGAAGACCTAAAAGCAGAAGGATATGATTGTGCAGTTGCCGTCCATACATCAAGCGGTTTGTCTGGCACCTACCACAGCTCACAAACCGCTTCTAAAATGGCCAATTTCAAAGTATATTCCATTGACTCCAAAATAGGCTCTTATCCAATGGTCAAAATGCTAGAGGTTGGGAAAAGCTTGTTAGAAGAAGGCCGGGGCGTAGAGGAAGTTGTAGCTCATATAGAAAATATGACAAACAACTCTGAGTTATCCTTCATTCCATCTAGCTTGACTCAGCTTCATAAAAGTGGTCGTGTTTCCGGCACAGCAGCCTTTCTTAGCAATCTATTAAATATAAAAGTGGTTATTTCCTTTGATAATGGAAAAACCGTCCCGACAGAAAAAGTACGTGCTACTAAAAGAGCTAAAAACTATGTAATGGGACGCCTTCGAAAAGATATGAAAATAGCAGAAGTTCCAGAAGTTGCAGTAATCAACTGCAACAACAAAAAGGATGCTCAAACGTGGAGAGAAGAAATCCTGCAGGAATTCCCTAACCTTAAGGTTATTGTCATCCCATTAAGTGCCTGTGTAGGAGTTCATGCTGGAGAAGGGACCATTGGACTTAGCTGGGTTCGGTATTAA
- a CDS encoding GNAT family protein: MVKWFILFGGIVLLGINFYAVYDVYQPKVGPIGSGRISMYFWISIFISTLSGIIAISQFFVLFAYDQRNKNFPRMETKRFVLRQIELTDAEEVFYYFSQDEVMKYYDLDVFKDIGEAKKIIRKWQIKYHKNEGFRWGIATKGDNKIIGSCGYHNWEKEHNKAEIGFELTPEFWRSGVMPEVLQPILSYGFEKMELHRIEALYDPENSASKRTLEKAGFIYEGTLRESAFEKGQFCDASICSLLKKEFAK, translated from the coding sequence ATGGTTAAATGGTTTATCTTGTTTGGTGGAATAGTTTTATTAGGGATTAACTTTTATGCTGTCTATGACGTGTACCAGCCGAAAGTTGGTCCTATAGGAAGTGGAAGAATATCTATGTACTTTTGGATAAGCATTTTTATTAGTACCCTGTCAGGGATAATTGCCATATCTCAATTCTTTGTATTATTTGCCTATGATCAACGTAATAAAAATTTTCCTAGAATGGAAACGAAACGGTTTGTACTACGCCAGATAGAGCTGACCGATGCAGAAGAGGTATTCTATTATTTTTCTCAGGATGAGGTTATGAAATATTATGATTTAGACGTCTTCAAGGATATTGGCGAAGCGAAAAAGATAATCAGAAAGTGGCAAATAAAGTACCATAAAAACGAAGGATTTCGTTGGGGGATAGCTACTAAGGGGGACAATAAGATTATAGGGAGCTGTGGCTACCATAATTGGGAAAAGGAACACAATAAGGCTGAAATCGGGTTTGAGCTTACTCCAGAATTTTGGAGAAGTGGAGTAATGCCGGAGGTTTTGCAGCCTATCCTGTCCTATGGCTTTGAAAAGATGGAGCTTCACAGAATAGAAGCCCTCTATGATCCAGAAAATAGTGCATCGAAAAGAACTTTGGAGAAGGCAGGATTTATATATGAGGGTACATTAAGAGAATCTGCGTTTGAAAAAGGGCAGTTTTGTGATGCTTCCATTTGCTCTTTGTTAAAAAAGGAGTTTGCTAAATAG
- the thrS gene encoding threonine--tRNA ligase: MGVVFFYYVKQNEEELIMSVKAEERLSHQKLGQQLELFMSMEEAPGMPFYLPKGMVLRNELENLWREKHQRAGYQEIKTPIMMKQELWEKSGHWDHYHENMYFADVDEQKYAIKPMNCPGAVLIFNSKRRGYRELPIRYAELGLVHRHELSGSLNGLLRVRAFTQDDAHLFVLEEQIEGELAKVLDLVDEFYRKFGFSYKVELSTRPEDFMGSVEVWDQAEEALESVLKSKQVEYQINEGDGAFYGPKIDFHILDSLGRSWQCGTVQLDFQMPEKFNCQYVDENNQLRRPIMIHRAIYGSIERFIAILLEHFQGNFPLWLAPVQVKVLPITDAHLAYAEEVKSRLQQEGYRVEVDDRVEKIGLKIREAAMQKHPYMLIIGDQEMESQVVSVRKHRVGSLGDMGIEAFIGHHLRE, from the coding sequence ATGGGTGTGGTCTTTTTTTATTATGTAAAACAAAACGAGGAGGAATTAATTATGTCAGTAAAAGCCGAGGAAAGATTAAGTCATCAAAAATTAGGTCAGCAACTCGAATTATTTATGTCCATGGAGGAAGCTCCAGGTATGCCATTTTATTTGCCAAAAGGAATGGTTTTACGAAATGAACTCGAAAATTTATGGAGAGAAAAACATCAGCGAGCGGGCTATCAGGAGATAAAAACTCCTATCATGATGAAGCAGGAGCTGTGGGAGAAATCGGGACACTGGGATCATTACCATGAAAACATGTATTTTGCTGATGTGGATGAACAAAAGTATGCGATTAAGCCAATGAACTGTCCGGGAGCAGTTTTAATCTTTAATAGTAAAAGAAGAGGCTATCGAGAACTTCCTATACGATATGCAGAGCTAGGGTTAGTACACCGTCATGAGCTTTCGGGATCTTTGAATGGTCTATTGCGTGTTCGAGCATTTACTCAAGACGATGCCCATCTGTTTGTTCTAGAAGAGCAAATTGAAGGTGAGCTTGCGAAGGTGTTAGATCTAGTAGATGAATTCTATCGGAAATTTGGATTTAGCTATAAAGTGGAGCTATCCACTCGTCCAGAGGATTTTATGGGCTCTGTGGAAGTATGGGACCAAGCAGAAGAAGCGCTAGAATCGGTTTTGAAGAGTAAACAGGTTGAATATCAAATAAACGAGGGAGACGGAGCTTTTTATGGTCCTAAAATTGACTTTCATATACTCGATTCACTTGGACGTAGCTGGCAGTGTGGAACAGTTCAGCTTGATTTTCAAATGCCGGAAAAATTTAATTGCCAGTACGTCGATGAAAACAACCAGCTTCGTCGTCCTATCATGATTCATCGAGCAATCTATGGCTCCATAGAACGGTTTATCGCGATTCTATTAGAACACTTTCAAGGTAATTTTCCACTTTGGCTAGCCCCGGTTCAAGTGAAGGTATTGCCTATCACAGACGCTCATCTAGCTTATGCGGAGGAAGTAAAGTCGCGGCTACAACAAGAAGGCTACCGGGTAGAAGTAGATGACCGCGTAGAAAAAATTGGATTAAAGATACGAGAGGCAGCCATGCAAAAACATCCGTATATGCTGATCATCGGTGACCAGGAAATGGAGAGTCAAGTTGTTTCCGTTAGGAAGCATCGAGTAGGAAGCCTTGGTGATATGGGGATAGAAGCATTTATTGGACACCACCTGAGAGAGTAA
- a CDS encoding GNAT family N-acetyltransferase, with the protein MEIETKEYKVRDISYKIRSASQLDAKQLSEVRVQIDGETENLDREQGEAFIDVTGFEKLIEDDTLSVNNLFLVAEIEGRIVGFSRCEGNGLKRFAHKVEFGVCVLKEYWGLSIGTNLLKESIAWADAGSIKKISLNVLHTNEKAIALYKKYGFEVEGILKNDKVLKDEQYYHTVVMGRSFI; encoded by the coding sequence ATGGAAATAGAGACAAAGGAATATAAGGTTAGAGATATCTCATATAAGATTAGATCGGCTAGTCAGCTGGATGCAAAGCAGCTGTCCGAGGTAAGGGTTCAAATCGACGGGGAAACGGAGAATCTAGATAGAGAACAAGGGGAAGCATTCATTGATGTCACAGGCTTTGAAAAGCTAATTGAAGATGACACCCTTTCCGTGAACAATCTCTTTTTAGTCGCAGAGATTGAGGGAAGGATTGTTGGTTTTTCTAGATGTGAAGGGAATGGCTTAAAGCGGTTTGCGCATAAAGTGGAATTTGGTGTGTGTGTCTTAAAAGAATATTGGGGGCTGAGTATCGGTACCAACCTATTGAAGGAGTCTATCGCTTGGGCGGATGCCGGTAGTATCAAAAAGATCTCATTAAATGTATTACATACTAACGAAAAAGCGATTGCCTTATATAAAAAGTATGGCTTCGAGGTAGAGGGTATATTAAAAAACGATAAAGTTTTAAAGGATGAGCAATACTATCACACCGTTGTGATGGGACGTTCTTTCATTTAA
- a CDS encoding CoA-disulfide reductase has product MHYVIIGGDAAGMSAAMEIFRNDSTAEITTLEKGNIYSYGQCGLPYVVGQKIFSTTDVIARSVEMFRTKYKIDAKIGHEVTDVNPLNKTVAGNVLVTGERFEVKYDRLLVATGASSIVPDWGGTQLDGIHTFKTIPQTEALIAELKDVNHVTIIGGGYIGLEMAENIREIGKKVRVIQRGDRLMPILDPEMSDILLQKAKEKHVEVKLNEEVKSFTGNTRVQEVVTDKGTYSTDLVLIAIGIKPATNFLKETGIETLENGAIIVNEYLETSIPDIYAAGDCATHFNRLKQKNDYIPLGTTANKQGRLAGFNMIGEKIPFKGIVGTSIMKFFELSIGRTGLSEEEVKGLDIPFDTSTIEASDIAGYYPGKELMQIKLLYRKEDQLLLGGQIVGGHGVDKRTDVLATALYHGMTLPDLLDLDLSYAPPFNGVWDPLQQLAKRNFDKNK; this is encoded by the coding sequence ATAGGCGGTGATGCAGCTGGTATGAGTGCTGCAATGGAGATTTTTCGCAATGATTCTACAGCAGAAATTACGACTTTAGAAAAAGGAAATATTTACTCATACGGACAATGTGGCCTACCATATGTAGTTGGCCAAAAAATATTTTCTACGACAGATGTAATCGCACGAAGCGTGGAGATGTTTCGAACGAAATACAAGATTGATGCAAAGATTGGGCATGAAGTAACGGATGTAAACCCTCTGAACAAAACAGTTGCAGGTAATGTATTAGTAACTGGAGAAAGATTTGAAGTTAAGTATGACCGCCTATTAGTAGCAACAGGTGCTAGCTCCATCGTACCTGATTGGGGGGGGACACAACTAGATGGAATACATACATTTAAAACCATTCCGCAAACGGAGGCATTAATAGCTGAACTGAAAGATGTGAACCACGTAACTATTATCGGTGGAGGATATATTGGTTTAGAAATGGCAGAAAACATAAGAGAAATTGGTAAAAAGGTCCGAGTAATTCAACGTGGAGATCGACTAATGCCAATTCTTGATCCAGAGATGTCAGACATATTACTACAAAAGGCAAAGGAAAAACATGTGGAGGTCAAACTAAATGAGGAGGTTAAATCCTTTACGGGAAACACACGAGTCCAAGAAGTGGTAACTGACAAAGGGACCTACTCAACAGACTTAGTGTTGATAGCTATTGGCATAAAACCAGCAACTAATTTCCTTAAGGAGACAGGAATAGAAACTCTAGAGAATGGAGCCATAATCGTAAATGAATATTTGGAAACAAGTATTCCAGATATTTATGCGGCAGGAGATTGCGCCACTCATTTTAATCGTTTGAAACAAAAAAACGATTATATCCCTCTAGGTACTACTGCCAATAAACAAGGTAGGCTTGCAGGATTCAATATGATTGGAGAAAAAATACCGTTTAAAGGTATTGTCGGTACCTCTATTATGAAATTCTTTGAATTGTCGATTGGTAGAACCGGACTGTCAGAGGAGGAAGTAAAGGGACTAGACATTCCTTTCGACACAAGTACGATTGAGGCAAGTGATATTGCAGGGTATTATCCTGGTAAAGAGTTAATGCAGATAAAACTTCTTTATCGCAAAGAGGATCAATTGCTTCTAGGTGGGCAGATCGTTGGGGGGCATGGAGTAGACAAGCGCACTGATGTATTGGCTACTGCCCTGTACCATGGTATGACGCTCCCGGATTTATTAGACCTGGACTTATCGTATGCTCCTCCATTTAACGGTGTATGGGATCCTTTGCAGCAGCTTGCTAAAAGAAACTTTGATAAGAATAAATAA